A single genomic interval of Daucus carota subsp. sativus chromosome 1, DH1 v3.0, whole genome shotgun sequence harbors:
- the LOC108205150 gene encoding ABC transporter G family member 1, with protein MDSPNNLSRLTPLAHPTRTLLLKFNAKHINDQSETPTPPTDEDEINTNIEQHHNYYIPELEADDVPFYNSASSTNTPLRSPPHVGCLQTPSIRLYGSGSRRSRSVKSEVTESRFSRREEQQDDSQASGIYVTWSELWVTVPGKNGGRRPILQGLTGYVRPGECLAIMGPSGCGKSTLLDTLAGRLASNTTQSGDILINGHKQALAFGASAYVTQDNTLMTTLTVLEAIYFSAQLQLPDSMSKLAKRERAIMTITDMGLQDDMNTRIGGLTGGQKRRVSICIEILKHPQLLFLDEPTSGLDSAASYHVMSRIIKLAQQDKRTVIASIHQPSGEVFDLFHNLSLLSSGKQVYFGATSRANEFFASNGFPCPSTRNLSDHFLRTINIDFDVDVEHELGGSVITATKAIEILVNAYTSSEAHQQVINKVQEICEKNQVTLKEKEGQAGFITQCQVLTKRSFINMYRDPGYYWLRLVIYVALCLCIGTIFYDVGHSYSAIQAIGSMLMFTASFLTFMAIGGFPSFVEDMKIFIRERLNGHYGVAAYVVGNTLSSAPYLLLICIIPGSIAYFLVGLQKEFDRIVYFGMILFACMLLVESLMMMVASIVPDFLLGIITGAGLQGMMMLNGGFFRLPDDLPKPLWKYPISYISFHKYACEGLFKNEYLGLTFPNEKVGGPPTITGEEILKNYWEMEDYSKWLDLAVLLGMVVIYRLLFFGIIKALEKFKPVIAAWISSWRTDSEDNSTAPDVGCSVRRVRTFSLFDCSFYTVDLTFRE; from the exons ATGGATTCTCCAAATAACTTGTCTAGATTGACTCCCCTAGCTCATCCAACAAGAACACTTCTTCTGAAATTCAATGCAAAGCATATAAATGATCAATCTGAAACTCCAACACCTCCGACAGATGAAGATGAAATTAACACTAACATTGAGCAACACCACAATTACTACATTCCTGAACTTGAAGCTGATGATGTGCCCTTCTATAACTCAGCCTCCTCGACAAACACTCCTCTACGGTCACCCCCTCATGTCGGCTGCCTTCAAACTCCTTCTATTCGGCTCTATGGCTCCGGTAGCAGGAGATCAAGATCAGTGAAAAGTGAAGTTACTGAATCAAGGTTTTCAAGAAGGGAAGAACAACAGGATGATAGTCAAGCTTCTGGAATTTATGTCACCTGGAGTGAGTTGTGGGTGACTGTGCCAGGGAAGAATGGTGGTCGCCGCCCAATTCTGCAGGGGCTCACGGGCTATGTAAGGCCTGGTGAGTGTTTGGCCATCATGGGTCCTTCTGGCTGTGGCAAATCTACTCTTCTTGATACTTTAGCAG GAAGGTTGGCTTCAAACACAACACAGAGCGGAGATATTCTGATCAATGGGCACAAACAAGCACTGGCTTTTGGTGCTTCA gCCTATGTGACTCAAGATAATACACTGATGACTACACTAACCGTCCTAGAAGCCATATACTTTTCCGCTCAACTCCAACTGCCTGATTCTATGTCAAAATTGGCGAAGAGGGAGAGGGCCATAATGACGATTACAGACATGGGATTGCAGGACGACATGAACACCAGAATTGGAGGCCTTACCGGTGGCCAGAAGAGGAGAGTTAGCATATGCATAGAAATCTTGAAACACCCACAACTTTTGTTTCTTGATGAACCTACAAGTGGATTGGATAGTGCAGCATCTTACCATGTCATGAGCCGTATAATTAAACTTGCTCAGCAGGATAAAAGGACTGTCATAGCTTCCATCCATCAACCAAGTGGTGAAGTCTTTGATCTTTTCCATAATTTATCACTTCTATCATCTGGTAAACAAGTTTATTTTGGTGCAACTTCACGAGCTAATGAG TTCTTTGCCTCTAATGGCTTCCCTTGTCCAAGCACGAgaaatctttctgatcacttCCTCAGAACTATTAATATTGATTTCGATGTT GATGTTGAGCATGAGCTTGGTGGAAGCGTAATAACTGCCACAAAAGCCATTGAAATCCTTGTCAATGCATATACCTCATCCGAAGCACACCAGCAAGTTATCAATAAAGTACAAGAGATATGTGAAAAG AATCAAGTGACACTAAAGGAGAAGGAAGGTCAAGCAGGCTTCATTACTCAATGCCAAGTTCTTACCAAAAGATCTTTCATCAACATGTATCGTGATCCAGGTTATTACTGGCTTCGTCTGGTAATTTATGTTGCATTGTGCTTGTGCATTGGGACCATATTTTATGACGTTGGCCACAGTTACAGCGCGATTCAG GCTATAGGTTCAATGCTCATGTTTACGGCAAGTTTCTTGACTTTTATGGCCATAGGCGGATTCCCTTCTTTTGTAGAGGATATGAAG ATTTTTATACGAGAAAGATTGAATGGACACTATGGAGTAGCTGCATATGTTGTGGGAAACACCCTTTCTTCTGCACCATACTTGTTATTGATCTGTATCATCCCTGGGTCAATTGCTTATTTCCTCGTTGGCCTGCAAAAGGAGTTTGACCGTATTGtctactttggcatgatactcTTTGCCTGTATGCTACTGGTCGAAAGCCTAATGATGATGGTTGCAAGTATTGTCCCCGATTTTCTGTTGGGAATCATCACAGGTGCTGGACTTCAAGGAATGATGATGTTGAACGGAGGGTTTTTTCGACTGCCAGATGATCTCCCTAAGCCATTATGGAAATATCCAATAAGCTACATTTCATTCCACAAGTACGCGTGTGAGGGACTTTTCAAGAACGAGTATCTGGGACTGACATTTCCGAATGAGAAAGTTGGAGGACCGCCTACAATTACTGGAGAGGAGATTTTGAAGAATTATTGGGAAATGGAAGATTATTCAAAATGGTTGGATTTGGCGGTTTTGTTGGGAATGGTAGTAATATACAGGCTTCTGTTCTTTGGAATTATAAAGGCTTTAGAGAAGTTCAAGCCAGTGATTGCAGCTTGGATTAGTTCTTGGCGTACAGACTCAGAAGATAATTCTACAGCCCCTGATGTAGGATGCAGTGTTCGTCGTGTTCGGACTTTTTCACTGTTCGATTGTTCATTTTATACTGTTGATTTAACATTTCGCGAATAG
- the LOC108211318 gene encoding tubulin-folding cofactor C encodes MENQGSSFPTDEATQRKHAAMLDRLSRLHDSRNSSKSRDPNDPSFESTQTFLTNFNNSKLSIESQLSQIPKSCDPRSDIATLSVSISELETLISQNSHFLPPYELRASLKSVADLRQNLDEVSCRVIPKKKFSFKSKKASGNVSLESARKVLDEVPAAENVGVFGVRDSVGFKGKENEVLVKEFKSGEEEIGEFVLSDLVNCEVRLIGCFRALFVHKLVNCRVYVGAVFGSVLIEEVEGCVFVMASHQIRIHHARGTDFYLRVRSRPIIEDCSGVRFAPYCLGYNEIERDLKKSNLDEETGNWANVDDFKWLRAVQSPNWSILPECDRIATVNISGSEQ; translated from the coding sequence ATGGAGAATCAAGGAAGCTCTTTTCCCACTGATGAAGCGACTCAACGCAAGCACGCGGCAATGCTCGATCGTCTCTCTCGCCTCCACGATTCTCGAAACTCTTCCAAATCACGTGATCCAAACGACCCCTCTTTCGAATCCACACAAACATTTCTCACTAATTTCAATAATTCCAAGCTCTCAATTGAGTCTCAGCTCTCTCAAATCCCCAAATCTTGCGACCCCAGATCAGATATAGCCACTCTATCTGTCTCTATATCAGAGCTCGAGACCCTAATTTCTCAAAACTCTCACTTTTTGCCGCCTTATGAACTCCGTGCTTCTCTCAAATCTGTGGCTGATCTTAGGCAGAATTTGGACGAGGTTAGTTGTAGAGTGATACCCAAGAAGAAATTTTCTTTTAAGTCGAAGAAAGCGAGTGGGAATGTGAGCTTGGAGAGTGCACGCAAGGTGCTTGATGAAGTGCCTGCTGCTGAAAATGTTGGGGTTTTTGGTGTTCGTGATTCAGTGGGGTTTAAGGGAAAGGAAAATGAGGTTTTAGTGAAGGAATTCAAGAGTGGTGAGGAGGAAATCGGGGAGTTTGTGCTTTCGGATTTGGTGAATTGTGAGGTGAGGTTGATAGGTTGTTTCCGGGCTTTGTTTGTTCATAAGTTGGTTAATTGTAGAGTTTATGTGGGGGCAGTGTTCGGGTCAGTGTTGATCGAGGAAGTGGAGGGGTGTGTTTTTGTGATGGCGTCGCATCAGATTAGGATACATCATGCTAGGGGAACTGATTTTTATCTTAGAGTAAGGAGTAGGCCTATAATCGAGGATTGTAGTGGAGTGAGGTTTGCACCATATTGTTTGGGTTATAATGAGATCGAGAGGGATCTTAAGAAGTCAAACCTTGACGAGGAGACGGGGAATTGGGCCAACGTGGATGATTTTAAGTGGTTAAGAGCTGTTCAATCCCCAAATTGGTCTATTTTACCGGAATGTGATCGGATTGCCACAGTAAATATCTCTGGCTCAGAGCAATGA